One genomic window of Microbacterium sp. BH-3-3-3 includes the following:
- a CDS encoding siderophore-interacting protein, with translation MPSTPDTARFFRVRVARITDLTPSFRRFTFTGDDLHEYGDPGFDQRIKVVFPTDDLGLDAMPTGADWWTDWRALPDERRLPFRTYTTRAVRRGDREVDIDMVAHEVIGPASAWIENARPGDEVLIFAPTIALSDVSFGVDFVPPAQTGEYLLAGDETAAPAIAVILEQLPPDATGTVVLEVPTPEDCAYLPRHPGFSFRVAARAGGDRHAHLVTATRDAAFALTPEGHGDEVEEIDIDEDMLWEVPRTAKGGAALKKAPLYAWLAGEASAIKALRRHLVTERGVDRRAVAFMGYWRTGRAEY, from the coding sequence ATGCCCTCCACCCCTGACACCGCGCGGTTCTTCCGCGTCCGCGTCGCCCGCATCACCGACCTCACCCCCAGCTTCCGTCGGTTCACCTTCACCGGCGACGACCTGCACGAGTACGGCGACCCCGGCTTCGACCAGCGCATCAAGGTGGTCTTCCCCACCGACGACCTGGGGCTGGATGCCATGCCCACGGGCGCGGACTGGTGGACCGACTGGCGCGCCCTGCCCGACGAGCGCCGCCTGCCCTTCCGCACCTACACGACGCGGGCGGTGCGACGCGGCGACCGTGAGGTCGACATCGACATGGTCGCGCACGAGGTGATCGGACCGGCGTCGGCGTGGATCGAGAACGCGCGCCCCGGCGATGAGGTGCTCATCTTCGCCCCCACCATCGCCCTCTCCGACGTGAGTTTCGGCGTCGACTTCGTTCCGCCCGCGCAGACCGGAGAGTACCTGCTCGCCGGCGACGAGACGGCAGCTCCCGCCATCGCCGTCATCCTCGAGCAGCTGCCCCCGGATGCCACCGGCACGGTCGTGCTCGAAGTGCCCACGCCCGAGGACTGCGCGTATCTCCCGCGGCACCCGGGCTTCTCGTTCCGCGTCGCTGCCCGCGCGGGCGGCGACCGCCACGCGCACCTGGTCACGGCGACGCGCGACGCGGCCTTCGCCCTCACCCCCGAGGGCCACGGCGACGAGGTCGAAGAGATCGACATCGACGAGGACATGCTCTGGGAGGTTCCCCGCACGGCCAAGGGCGGCGCGGCGCTGAAGAAGGCCCCGCTGTACGCCTGGCTCGCGGGCGAGGCGTCGGCGATCAAGGCGCTGCGCCGGCACCTCGTCACCGAGCGCGGCGTCGACCGCCGCGCCGTGGCGTTCATGGGCTACTGGCGCACGGGTCGCGCCGAGTACTGA
- a CDS encoding ABC transporter ATP-binding protein, translating to MTANRTLSAEKLTLSYGDRTIIDELDLELPAGRITAIVGANGCGKSTLLRALARLLPPKTGRVILDGKALHERPSKEIARILGLLPQSPIAPEGIAVADLVGRGRHPHQRALARWSARDYEVVAEALAATGISDLADRSIDELSGGQRQRVWIAMALAQETDILLLDEPTTFLDVAHQVEVLDLLTDLNRDRGTTTVMVLHDMNMAARYADHLVALRDGRIVAAGDPSAVMTSELIADVFGLDALVVPDPVSGTPLVLPRGRHHVSARVPAPDASPETLDALHP from the coding sequence GTGACCGCGAACCGCACGCTCTCGGCCGAGAAGCTCACCCTCTCGTACGGCGACCGCACGATCATCGACGAGCTCGACCTCGAGCTGCCCGCCGGGCGGATCACCGCCATCGTCGGTGCGAACGGGTGCGGCAAGTCCACGCTGCTGCGCGCCCTCGCGCGCCTGCTGCCCCCCAAGACCGGGCGCGTCATCCTCGATGGGAAGGCGCTGCACGAACGCCCCTCCAAAGAGATCGCCCGCATCCTGGGCCTGCTCCCCCAGAGCCCGATCGCCCCCGAGGGCATCGCCGTCGCCGACCTCGTCGGCCGGGGACGCCACCCCCACCAGCGCGCTCTGGCTCGGTGGAGCGCGCGCGACTACGAGGTCGTCGCCGAGGCTCTCGCGGCCACCGGCATCAGCGACCTGGCCGACCGCTCCATCGACGAGTTGTCCGGCGGCCAGCGCCAGCGGGTGTGGATCGCGATGGCTCTCGCGCAAGAGACCGACATCCTGCTGCTCGACGAGCCGACGACCTTCCTCGACGTGGCCCACCAGGTCGAGGTGCTCGACCTGCTGACCGACCTCAACCGCGACCGCGGCACCACCACCGTGATGGTGCTGCACGACATGAACATGGCCGCGCGCTACGCCGACCACCTGGTGGCCCTGCGCGACGGCCGCATCGTCGCCGCCGGAGACCCGAGCGCGGTCATGACCTCCGAGCTCATCGCCGACGTCTTCGGCCTCGATGCCCTTGTCGTCCCCGACCCCGTCTCGGGCACGCCCCTCGTCCTCCCCCGCGGTCGCCACCACGTGAGCGCCCGCGTTCCCGCCCCCGACGCCTCGCCGGAGACCCTCGATGCCCTCCACCCCTGA
- the sufC gene encoding Fe-S cluster assembly ATPase SufC has protein sequence MSVLEIRDLHVTVETENGTTPILNGVTLTMRTGETHAIMGPNGSGKSTLAYTIAGHPKYTVTSGSITLDGEDVLAMTVDERARAGLFLAMQYPVEIPGVTVTNFLRTAKTAIDGEAPAIRTWTKDVKQAMGNLRMDPKFASRNVNEGFSGGEKKRHEILQLELLKPKIAVLDETDSGLDVDALKIVSEGVNRAKEQTGLGVLLITHYTRILRYIRPDFVHVVVQGRIVEEGGSELADRLEEEGYDRFLEAGTPIDA, from the coding sequence ATGTCTGTCCTCGAGATCCGCGACCTCCACGTGACGGTCGAGACGGAGAACGGTACGACCCCCATCCTCAACGGCGTGACGCTGACCATGCGCACCGGTGAGACCCACGCCATCATGGGCCCCAACGGCTCCGGCAAGTCGACCCTGGCCTACACGATCGCCGGTCACCCCAAGTACACGGTGACGAGCGGTTCCATCACGCTCGACGGCGAAGACGTGCTCGCGATGACCGTCGACGAGCGCGCGCGCGCCGGCCTCTTCCTCGCCATGCAGTACCCGGTCGAGATCCCGGGCGTCACGGTCACCAACTTCCTGCGCACGGCCAAGACGGCCATCGACGGCGAGGCGCCGGCGATCCGCACGTGGACCAAGGACGTCAAGCAGGCCATGGGCAACCTGCGCATGGACCCCAAGTTCGCCTCGCGCAACGTCAACGAGGGATTCTCGGGCGGCGAGAAGAAGCGCCACGAGATCCTGCAGCTCGAGCTCCTCAAGCCGAAGATCGCCGTGCTCGACGAGACCGACTCCGGCCTCGACGTCGACGCGCTGAAGATCGTCTCCGAGGGCGTGAACCGCGCCAAGGAGCAGACCGGTCTCGGCGTGCTGCTCATCACGCACTACACGCGCATCCTGCGTTACATCCGCCCCGATTTCGTGCACGTGGTCGTTCAGGGCCGCATCGTCGAAGAGGGTGGATCCGAACTCGCCGACCGACTCGAGGAAGAGGGTTACGACCGTTTCCTCGAGGCCGGTACGCCGATCGACGCGTAG
- a CDS encoding MalY/PatB family protein: MSVPPLKALPLELLRQRSSTKWRSYGDDVIPMFVAETDFALAPAITAALTRAVEIGDTGYTPPRPGIDLDFAAYAERQWGWRPDPARIRWTGDVMMGVVEVLRAVTRPGDRVIVTPPVYPPFYDTVEEAGAVVERVPLVDDGERWSLDLDGIERALAAGARSVLLCNPHNPTGTVHTRASLAALARLVHRYGATVVSDEIHAPLTHAPMTFTPFLDAGPEAALVGYTVTSASKTYNLAGLKCAVIVTGDESTAEVVRGLPWEVEWRAGLFGVIANRAAFSAESDEWLEGLLAALDENRHLLADLLAEHLPLARYRPPEAGFLAWVDVSAYGWGDNPAPYLRREAGVALHHGPLFGEQGVGHVRINVGCAPEVLREAIERIGALARRA, encoded by the coding sequence ATGAGCGTTCCCCCCTTGAAGGCCCTGCCGCTCGAGCTCCTCCGTCAGCGCAGCAGTACCAAGTGGCGCTCGTACGGGGATGACGTCATCCCCATGTTCGTCGCCGAGACCGACTTCGCCCTCGCCCCCGCGATCACCGCGGCGCTCACCCGCGCCGTCGAGATCGGCGACACCGGTTACACCCCGCCGCGTCCGGGCATCGACCTCGACTTCGCCGCGTACGCCGAGCGGCAGTGGGGGTGGCGACCCGATCCGGCGCGCATCCGGTGGACGGGTGACGTGATGATGGGCGTGGTCGAGGTGCTGCGCGCGGTCACCCGGCCGGGCGACCGTGTGATCGTCACGCCGCCGGTGTACCCGCCCTTCTACGACACCGTCGAAGAGGCCGGTGCGGTCGTCGAGCGCGTGCCCCTCGTCGACGACGGCGAGCGGTGGTCGCTCGATCTCGACGGCATCGAGCGCGCCCTCGCGGCCGGCGCCCGCTCGGTGCTGCTGTGCAACCCGCACAATCCCACCGGCACCGTGCACACCCGTGCGTCGCTCGCGGCGCTCGCGCGCCTCGTGCACCGGTACGGCGCCACCGTGGTGAGCGATGAGATCCACGCCCCGTTGACGCACGCTCCGATGACCTTCACCCCCTTCTTGGATGCCGGCCCCGAGGCCGCCCTCGTCGGCTACACCGTCACGAGCGCGAGCAAGACCTACAACCTCGCGGGTCTGAAGTGCGCGGTCATCGTGACCGGCGACGAGTCGACCGCTGAGGTGGTGCGCGGGCTGCCCTGGGAGGTCGAGTGGCGCGCCGGTTTGTTCGGGGTGATCGCCAACCGGGCGGCGTTCTCGGCCGAGAGTGACGAGTGGCTCGAGGGGTTGCTGGCCGCCCTAGACGAGAACCGCCACCTGCTCGCCGACCTGCTGGCCGAGCACCTGCCGCTCGCGCGGTACCGGCCGCCCGAGGCCGGCTTTCTCGCCTGGGTCGACGTCTCGGCCTACGGCTGGGGCGACAACCCGGCACCGTACCTCCGCCGCGAAGCGGGGGTGGCCCTGCACCACGGCCCGCTCTTCGGCGAGCAGGGCGTGGGGCACGTGCGCATCAACGTCGGGTGTGCGCCCGAGGTCTTGCGCGAGGCGATCGAACGCATCGGCGCGCTGGCCCGCCGCGCCTGA
- a CDS encoding metal-sulfur cluster assembly factor yields the protein MTATLAPEKYDEVTEALKDVMDPELGINVVDLGLIYDLAWDDENDALVIHMTLTSAGCPLTDVLEEQTAQSLDNVVDRFRINWVWMPPWGPERITDDGRDMMRALGFAI from the coding sequence ATGACCGCAACGCTCGCTCCCGAGAAGTACGACGAGGTCACCGAGGCCTTGAAAGACGTCATGGACCCCGAACTGGGGATCAACGTCGTCGACCTGGGACTCATCTACGACCTCGCGTGGGACGACGAGAACGACGCGCTCGTCATCCACATGACCCTGACGTCGGCCGGCTGCCCGCTGACCGATGTGCTCGAAGAACAGACGGCGCAGTCGCTCGACAACGTCGTGGACCGTTTCCGCATCAACTGGGTGTGGATGCCGCCGTGGGGTCCCGAGCGGATCACCGACGACGGCCGCGACATGATGCGCGCCCTCGGCTTCGCGATCTGA
- the sufD gene encoding Fe-S cluster assembly protein SufD, which translates to MTTATTTPADSAAGHIDPAALVASIVPVQTRSERATSFDPADFGTPTGREVNWKLSPIDRLAPLFVDQAGPTGVMQVEVHAPAELEQLRLGHGDAPRGEHFRPEDLPSAIAWSQEAEAPLLRIPADVELTEPVVVRLTGTGGLAHAHVVIEAQPHSRGTVVLRHEGTAQHAQNVEIIVRDGADLTVVSVQNWDDDAIHASAHQARVDRDAKFTHIVVSFGGGVVRVNPSLELSGAGAEGRMYGLSFSDAGQHLESQVYLHHKGPHTVGDVLYKGALQGQGARSVWIGDVLIGPDATGTDSYEANRNLVLTDGARADSIPNLEIETGDIQGAGHASATGRFDDEQLFYLQARGIDEYEARRLVVLGFLSEIVQRIGIPELETELTAAIERELADGAAA; encoded by the coding sequence GTGACCACAGCGACCACGACCCCCGCGGATTCCGCGGCGGGTCACATCGACCCGGCCGCCCTCGTGGCATCCATCGTTCCGGTGCAGACGCGCTCGGAGCGGGCGACCTCGTTCGATCCGGCCGACTTCGGCACGCCGACAGGCCGCGAGGTGAACTGGAAGCTCAGCCCGATCGACCGGCTCGCGCCGCTGTTCGTCGACCAGGCCGGTCCCACGGGCGTCATGCAGGTCGAGGTGCACGCCCCGGCCGAGCTCGAGCAGCTGCGTCTCGGTCACGGTGACGCGCCCCGCGGCGAGCACTTCCGCCCCGAAGACCTGCCCAGCGCCATCGCCTGGTCGCAGGAGGCCGAGGCACCGCTGCTGCGCATTCCCGCCGATGTCGAGCTGACCGAGCCGGTCGTCGTCCGCCTGACCGGCACGGGCGGCCTCGCTCACGCCCACGTGGTCATCGAGGCGCAGCCGCACTCGCGCGGCACCGTCGTGCTGCGCCACGAGGGCACGGCCCAGCACGCGCAGAACGTCGAGATCATCGTGCGCGACGGCGCCGACCTCACGGTCGTGTCGGTGCAGAACTGGGACGACGACGCGATCCACGCCTCGGCGCACCAGGCGCGCGTCGACCGCGACGCGAAGTTCACGCACATCGTCGTCAGCTTCGGCGGCGGCGTCGTGCGCGTGAACCCGTCGCTGGAGCTCTCGGGCGCCGGCGCCGAGGGGCGCATGTACGGTCTGTCGTTCTCGGACGCCGGCCAGCACCTCGAGTCGCAGGTGTACCTGCACCACAAGGGCCCGCACACCGTCGGCGACGTGCTCTACAAGGGAGCCCTCCAGGGACAGGGCGCTCGGAGCGTCTGGATCGGCGACGTGCTCATCGGACCGGATGCCACGGGCACCGACTCGTACGAGGCCAACCGCAACCTCGTGCTCACCGACGGCGCGCGCGCCGACTCGATCCCGAACCTCGAGATCGAGACCGGTGACATCCAGGGCGCCGGCCACGCGAGCGCGACCGGTCGTTTCGACGACGAGCAGCTGTTCTACCTGCAGGCGCGCGGCATCGACGAGTACGAAGCCCGCCGTCTGGTGGTGCTCGGGTTCCTGAGCGAGATCGTGCAGCGCATCGGCATCCCGGAGCTCGAGACCGAGCTCACCGCGGCCATCGAGCGCGAATTGGCCGACGGAGCCGCAGCGTGA
- a CDS encoding heme o synthase — translation MDISTTSHVTATTDRRSVGRTLRAYIALTKPRVLELLLVTTVPVMILAQNGLPHLGLVFATVIGGSLSAGSAAAFNMYLDRDIDAHMQRTEKRPLVTGEVSPRGALVFAWSLAAVSTVWLWVFTNPLAAGLSAAAIFFYVVIYTMILKRRTEQNIVWGGIAGCFPVLIGWSAVTGSLSWAPVILFVLVFLWTPPHYWPLSMKYADQYDEVDVPMLGATRSGSQVGLQVILYAWATVACSLLLIPVASMGLVYSVSALVFGGWFIYESHRLYARAVRGGEPRPMRVFHASITYLTLLFVAIAVDPLLPF, via the coding sequence ATGGACATCTCGACGACGTCGCACGTCACTGCGACGACCGATCGCCGCTCCGTCGGACGCACCCTTCGGGCGTACATCGCCCTCACGAAGCCGCGCGTCCTCGAGCTGCTGCTGGTGACGACCGTGCCGGTCATGATCCTGGCGCAGAACGGTCTGCCCCACCTGGGGCTGGTGTTCGCGACCGTCATCGGCGGCTCGCTGAGCGCGGGCTCGGCGGCGGCGTTCAACATGTACCTCGACCGCGACATCGACGCGCACATGCAGCGCACCGAGAAGCGCCCCCTCGTCACCGGCGAGGTCTCTCCGCGCGGTGCCCTGGTGTTCGCCTGGTCGCTCGCGGCGGTCTCGACCGTGTGGCTGTGGGTCTTCACCAACCCGCTCGCGGCGGGACTGTCGGCCGCGGCCATCTTCTTCTACGTCGTGATCTACACGATGATCCTCAAGCGCCGCACCGAGCAGAACATCGTGTGGGGCGGCATCGCCGGCTGCTTCCCCGTGCTCATCGGCTGGTCGGCGGTCACCGGATCGCTGTCGTGGGCGCCGGTCATCCTGTTCGTGCTCGTCTTCCTGTGGACGCCGCCGCACTACTGGCCGCTGTCGATGAAGTACGCGGACCAGTACGACGAGGTCGACGTGCCCATGCTCGGCGCGACCCGCAGTGGTTCGCAGGTCGGCCTGCAGGTCATCCTGTACGCGTGGGCCACGGTGGCCTGCTCGCTGCTGCTCATCCCCGTGGCATCCATGGGCCTGGTGTACTCCGTGTCGGCGCTGGTGTTCGGCGGGTGGTTCATCTACGAGTCGCACCGTCTCTACGCGCGTGCCGTGCGCGGTGGTGAGCCGCGGCCGATGCGCGTGTTCCACGCGTCGATCACGTACTTGACGCTGCTCTTCGTCGCGATCGCCGTCGACCCGCTGCTGCCGTTCTGA
- the sufB gene encoding Fe-S cluster assembly protein SufB — protein sequence MSDVLIDRPELESLGQYEFGWHDTDAAGALAQRGINEDVVRGISALKSEPEWMLKTRLKGYQLFGRKPMPTWGADLSDIDFDNIKYFVRSTEKQAQTWEDLPEEIRNTYEKLGIPEAERQRLVAGVAAQYESEVVYHQIREDLEQQGVIFMDTDTALREHPEFFEEYFGTVIPAGDNKFAALNTAVWSGGSFVYVPKGVHVEIPLQAYFRINTENMGQFERTLIIADEDSYVHYIEGCTAPIYKSDSLHSAVVEIIVKKNARVRYTTIQNWSNNVYNLVTKRAVAHEGATMEWVDGNIGSKVTMKYPSIYLMGEHAKGETLSVAFAGPGQHQDAGAKMVHMAPYTQSSIVSKSIARGGGRAGYRGEVRVDANAHHSANTVRCDALLVDTISRSDTYPAIDIRVDDVQLGHEATVSKVSEEQLFYLQSRGMPEDEAMAMIVRGFIEPIARELPMEYALELNKLIEMGMEGSVG from the coding sequence ATGTCCGATGTACTCATCGACCGACCCGAGCTCGAAAGCCTGGGGCAATACGAGTTCGGCTGGCACGACACCGACGCCGCCGGTGCGCTCGCGCAGCGCGGCATCAACGAGGACGTCGTGCGCGGGATCTCCGCTCTGAAGTCCGAGCCCGAGTGGATGCTGAAGACGCGCCTCAAGGGCTACCAGCTCTTCGGTCGCAAGCCCATGCCCACGTGGGGTGCCGACCTGTCGGACATCGACTTCGACAACATCAAGTACTTCGTGCGCTCCACCGAGAAGCAGGCGCAGACCTGGGAAGACCTTCCGGAAGAGATCCGCAACACGTACGAGAAGCTCGGAATCCCCGAGGCTGAGCGTCAGCGCCTGGTCGCCGGCGTCGCCGCGCAGTACGAGTCCGAGGTCGTCTACCACCAGATCCGCGAGGACCTGGAGCAGCAGGGCGTCATCTTCATGGACACCGACACGGCTCTGCGCGAGCACCCCGAGTTCTTCGAGGAGTACTTCGGCACCGTCATCCCCGCCGGTGACAACAAGTTCGCCGCGCTCAACACCGCCGTGTGGTCGGGCGGATCGTTCGTGTACGTGCCGAAGGGCGTGCACGTGGAGATCCCGCTGCAGGCGTACTTCCGCATCAACACCGAGAACATGGGCCAGTTCGAGCGGACCCTGATCATCGCCGACGAAGACAGCTACGTGCACTACATCGAAGGCTGCACGGCGCCGATCTATAAGAGCGACTCGCTGCACTCGGCCGTCGTCGAGATCATCGTGAAGAAGAACGCGCGCGTTCGCTACACGACGATCCAGAACTGGTCGAACAACGTGTACAACCTGGTCACCAAGCGGGCCGTGGCCCACGAGGGCGCGACCATGGAATGGGTCGACGGCAACATCGGCTCCAAGGTGACGATGAAGTACCCCTCCATCTACCTCATGGGCGAGCACGCCAAGGGCGAGACCCTGTCGGTCGCCTTCGCCGGTCCCGGACAGCACCAGGACGCCGGCGCCAAGATGGTGCACATGGCGCCCTACACGCAGTCGTCGATCGTGTCGAAGTCCATCGCGCGCGGCGGCGGTCGCGCGGGCTACCGCGGCGAAGTGCGCGTGGATGCCAACGCGCACCACTCCGCGAACACCGTGCGCTGCGACGCGCTGCTGGTGGACACCATCTCGCGCAGCGACACGTACCCCGCGATCGACATCCGCGTCGACGACGTGCAGCTCGGACACGAGGCGACCGTCTCGAAGGTCAGCGAAGAGCAGCTCTTCTACCTGCAGTCGCGCGGCATGCCCGAAGACGAGGCCATGGCCATGATCGTGCGCGGGTTCATCGAGCCCATCGCGCGCGAACTCCCCATGGAGTACGCCCTCGAACTCAACAAGCTCATCGAGATGGGCATGGAGGGCAGCGTCGGATGA
- a CDS encoding heme A synthase, which produces MSPASTTPPSSRAATIPGRFLAWLPTDVDRRVRVFAWLSFLAEVLIIGTGGAVRLTGSGLGCPTWPRCTADSIVNTPEMGIHGIIEFGNRTLTGLVGILAIVVVVLVWRLRRERRALFVLSLIVLGGVVAQALVGGVTVLTGLNPFIVGFHYVASVSLVAVCAAFLVLMNAPAGPRTLAVPHWFAGLVHTTTAVLALTIVFGVLTTGAGPHSGDAASVRNGFDAQVLEHVHAWPGYALFFLTLIVVVLAWRLRLGVRRWATALLAVELVQIAVGLYQARNGLPEIAVGTHMVLAALAAATMTVVVLRLKEPAVTERPAPPRQTAAARG; this is translated from the coding sequence ATGTCCCCCGCCTCGACCACGCCCCCCTCGTCCCGCGCCGCCACGATCCCCGGTCGCTTCCTCGCGTGGCTTCCCACCGACGTCGATCGGCGCGTGCGCGTCTTCGCCTGGCTGTCGTTCCTCGCCGAGGTGCTCATCATCGGCACGGGCGGTGCGGTGCGCCTGACCGGCTCGGGCCTCGGATGCCCCACCTGGCCGCGCTGCACCGCCGACTCGATCGTGAACACGCCCGAGATGGGCATCCACGGCATCATCGAGTTCGGCAACCGCACGCTGACGGGGCTCGTCGGCATCCTGGCGATCGTGGTCGTCGTGCTGGTCTGGCGCCTGCGTCGCGAGCGTCGCGCCCTCTTCGTCCTGTCGCTCATCGTGCTCGGCGGCGTCGTCGCTCAGGCGCTCGTCGGCGGCGTGACCGTGCTGACCGGCTTGAACCCCTTCATCGTCGGATTCCACTACGTCGCCTCGGTGTCGTTGGTGGCGGTGTGCGCCGCCTTCCTGGTGCTGATGAACGCACCCGCCGGCCCGCGTACGCTCGCGGTGCCCCACTGGTTCGCCGGTCTCGTGCACACGACGACCGCCGTCCTCGCCCTCACGATCGTGTTCGGCGTGCTCACCACCGGAGCGGGGCCGCACTCGGGCGATGCGGCCTCGGTGCGCAACGGCTTCGACGCCCAGGTGCTCGAACACGTGCACGCGTGGCCGGGCTACGCGCTGTTCTTCCTCACGCTCATCGTCGTGGTGCTCGCGTGGCGCCTGCGCCTGGGCGTTCGACGCTGGGCGACGGCGCTGCTCGCGGTCGAGCTCGTGCAGATCGCGGTGGGCCTGTACCAGGCCCGCAACGGCCTGCCCGAGATCGCGGTCGGCACGCACATGGTGCTCGCCGCCCTCGCCGCGGCCACCATGACGGTGGTCGTGCTGCGCCTCAAGGAGCCCGCGGTCACCGAACGCCCCGCGCCCCCGCGCCAGACGGCGGCCGCACGCGGCTGA
- a CDS encoding non-heme iron oxygenase ferredoxin subunit — translation MSAARACALSDLTQDEAHRVELDGVAIAVVLDGNGEVHAIGDVCTHGDISLSDGFVEGETLECWAHGSAFSLRTGRPLNLPAFEPVPVYEVVIDGDDVLIDTSVTKATA, via the coding sequence GTGAGCGCCGCGCGCGCCTGCGCCCTCAGCGACCTCACGCAAGACGAGGCGCACCGCGTCGAGCTCGACGGCGTCGCGATCGCGGTCGTGCTCGACGGCAACGGCGAGGTGCACGCCATCGGCGACGTCTGCACGCACGGCGACATCTCGCTGTCGGACGGCTTCGTCGAGGGCGAGACGCTCGAATGCTGGGCCCACGGCTCGGCGTTCTCGCTGCGCACCGGCCGCCCCCTCAACCTGCCGGCCTTCGAGCCGGTCCCCGTGTACGAGGTCGTGATCGACGGAGACGACGTGCTCATCGACACCTCCGTCACCAAGGCGACGGCCTGA